The stretch of DNA CGAATATTTCATAAGCTTGCTCTAAGTGGCCGTCATTGCGAAGTGCAATAGCATTTTTTAACTGCGCATTCATGGCTATTTCTTAGATTTATCGGAGGTGGTTTTCTTTTTTTGCTTTTTGCGAAATGCGTCAAGGGTAACTACTTCACCGGTGGTTTGTTCTTCATCGCTTTTCTTTTTGCTTTTTGACTTGCTTGGTGGCGGAGCGAAATCTTCTTCTTCGAGGCGTTCCAGCAAATCTTCTTCGCCGTCAAGCAGTTCTTCCATCAGCTCATCATCGATAAAGGTATGGAATTGCAAACCAAATTTCACACTGGGGTCGGCAAAGGCGCTCATGGACTGGAAAGGAACGACCAATTTCTCCGGCACATTATTAAAGCTCAGGGTAATAGCAAATTTTTCTTCATCAATTTTTAAATCCCAAAATTGATGCTGAAGCACGATGGTCATTTCATGGGGATGCTTTTCTTTCAGCGCCTCGGAAATTTTCACACCTGGAAAATCGGTACGGAATGAGATGAAAAAATGATGTTCTCCGGGCAATCCAGAAGTAGAAACAGCTTCCAAAGCTTTGCGCACCACATCGCGCATGGCTTGGTCGA from Alphaproteobacteria bacterium encodes:
- a CDS encoding ClpXP protease specificity-enhancing factor SspB, with the protein product MHDDDEDYIDFPGLIDQAMRDVVRKALEAVSTSGLPGEHHFFISFRTDFPGVKISEALKEKHPHEMTIVLQHQFWDLKIDEEKFAITLSFNNVPEKLVVPFQSMSAFADPSVKFGLQFHTFIDDELMEELLDGEEDLLERLEEEDFAPPPSKSKSKKKSDEEQTTGEVVTLDAFRKKQKKKTTSDKSKK